The proteins below come from a single Leptotrichia sp. oral taxon 223 genomic window:
- the infB gene encoding translation initiation factor IF-2, whose product MKVHELAKENGFTATKFMEEIRKFGIDKKHHMNVLSDEEVSLIRKKLQKDVQNQNTSKTENLNTKENVAKAANSHSDSQKNSNAEHSKINEDKNISKNYEKPKQPLQKDIKLNTEKKSDNISKGNLNKKNLDNNKNQKFEKSNRFDKKENNRKMEMKINLSSQNNKANELNKEKQSFQNRDSRDSKDNRENGGRNFQTRDNRNREDRNRDGFRKEGRDGFRRDNRNFNRDGNNQARDNRENRSFQNRDRDNQGGGRNFQTRDNRNREDRNKDGFRKEGRDSFRRDNRNFNRDGNSQTRDNRENRSFQNRDRDNQGGGRNFRDRQDNRSFSERGGFNKDRDDFRKDSRNFSNAKKETSSEIPAAAVAEKGKAGGKGKGKFDKKKYEKNRRDREHQEKELRSDFRKDDKKKKKNKKQEKAVKDEIIRIEGESIGMITIGEEIVIKDLAEKLGINVSDIIKKFFMEGKLLTANAILSFEEAEEVALDYEVIVEKEVVEEVSYGEKYHLEQEDKPEELVTRAPVITIMGHVDHGKTSLLDALRHTNVMSDEAGGITQKIGAYQVNWKGQRITFIDTPGHEAFTEMRARGANITDISILIVAADDGVKPQTVEAISHAKEAGVPIIVAINKIDKPGADPMKVRTELTEYGLMSPEWGGTTEFVEISAKQKINLEELLETILITAELQELKANPNKRPKAVVVESRLDPKMGAVADVLVQEGTLKIGDVFVAGESHGRVRSMLDDRGKKISKAIISQPVEIIGFNVVPNAGDILYGVESDKQAKKIVEDFIRERKVNEQNKKKHISLESLSQELEEQELKELKCIIRADSRGSVEALKESLEKLNTEKVVINVIQGSAGAVTEGDVKLAEASNAIIIAFNVRPTTPARIIAEKTGVEIRNYNVIYHATEEIEKAMKGMLDPEFKEVYYGRIEVKQVFKVSNVGNIAGAVVVDGKVTKDSKIRVIRDGIIIFDGELGSLKRFKDDVKEVVTGQECGIGIQDFNDIKAGDIIESYIMEEIPR is encoded by the coding sequence ATGAAAGTGCATGAATTAGCAAAGGAAAATGGTTTTACTGCAACTAAATTTATGGAAGAAATCAGAAAATTTGGGATAGATAAAAAACATCATATGAATGTACTAAGTGATGAAGAAGTAAGCCTGATAAGGAAAAAACTTCAAAAAGACGTCCAAAATCAGAATACAAGTAAAACTGAAAATCTGAATACAAAAGAAAATGTTGCAAAAGCGGCAAATAGCCATTCAGACAGTCAAAAAAACAGTAATGCTGAACATAGTAAAATTAATGAGGATAAAAATATTAGTAAAAATTATGAGAAGCCAAAACAACCGCTGCAAAAAGATATTAAACTAAATACAGAAAAGAAATCAGATAACATTAGCAAAGGTAATCTGAATAAGAAAAATTTAGATAATAATAAAAATCAAAAATTTGAAAAATCAAATAGATTTGATAAAAAAGAAAATAATAGGAAAATGGAGATGAAAATTAATTTGAGTAGCCAAAATAATAAAGCGAATGAATTAAATAAGGAAAAGCAAAGTTTTCAAAATAGAGATAGCCGAGACAGTAAAGATAATAGAGAAAATGGCGGAAGAAATTTCCAGACAAGAGATAATCGGAACAGGGAAGACAGAAACAGGGACGGATTCAGAAAAGAAGGAAGAGACGGCTTCAGAAGGGATAACCGGAACTTTAACAGGGATGGAAATAACCAGGCAAGAGATAACCGTGAGAACAGAAGCTTCCAAAATAGAGATAGAGATAACCAGGGAGGCGGAAGAAATTTCCAGACAAGAGATAACCGGAACAGGGAAGACAGAAACAAGGACGGATTCAGGAAAGAGGGAAGAGACAGCTTCAGAAGGGATAACCGGAACTTTAACAGGGATGGAAATAGTCAGACAAGAGATAACCGTGAGAACAGAAGCTTCCAAAATAGAGATAGAGATAACCAGGGAGGCGGAAGAAACTTTAGGGATAGACAGGACAATAGAAGTTTTTCCGAAAGAGGCGGATTTAATAAGGACAGAGATGACTTTAGAAAAGACAGCCGAAATTTTTCTAATGCCAAAAAGGAAACATCATCTGAAATCCCAGCAGCGGCAGTGGCTGAAAAGGGAAAAGCAGGTGGAAAAGGAAAAGGCAAATTTGACAAGAAAAAATATGAGAAAAATAGAAGGGACAGGGAACATCAGGAAAAGGAACTTCGTTCTGACTTTAGAAAAGATGACAAAAAGAAAAAGAAAAATAAGAAACAGGAAAAAGCTGTCAAGGATGAAATTATCAGAATTGAAGGAGAGAGCATAGGAATGATAACGATTGGAGAAGAAATTGTTATTAAAGATTTAGCTGAAAAATTGGGAATCAATGTTTCTGATATAATCAAAAAATTCTTTATGGAAGGAAAACTGCTTACTGCGAACGCCATTTTATCATTTGAGGAAGCTGAAGAAGTGGCACTTGACTATGAAGTAATCGTAGAAAAGGAAGTAGTAGAGGAAGTCAGTTACGGTGAAAAATATCATCTTGAACAGGAAGACAAGCCTGAGGAGCTTGTAACGAGAGCGCCAGTTATTACGATAATGGGACACGTCGATCACGGTAAAACTTCTTTGCTGGATGCGCTTAGACATACAAACGTAATGAGTGACGAAGCTGGAGGAATTACACAAAAGATCGGGGCTTACCAAGTAAACTGGAAAGGACAGAGAATTACATTTATTGATACTCCGGGGCATGAGGCGTTTACTGAAATGCGGGCAAGAGGTGCGAATATTACAGATATTTCTATTCTAATTGTAGCCGCTGATGACGGGGTAAAGCCTCAAACTGTGGAAGCCATTTCTCACGCTAAGGAAGCTGGAGTTCCTATAATTGTTGCAATTAATAAAATTGACAAGCCAGGTGCGGATCCTATGAAAGTTAGAACTGAATTGACTGAATATGGGCTAATGTCACCTGAATGGGGAGGAACTACTGAATTTGTTGAAATTTCTGCAAAACAGAAAATTAATTTGGAAGAGCTTCTTGAAACAATATTAATTACAGCGGAACTTCAAGAATTGAAGGCTAATCCAAACAAACGTCCAAAAGCGGTTGTTGTGGAATCAAGACTGGATCCGAAAATGGGAGCAGTTGCCGATGTGCTTGTGCAGGAAGGAACGCTTAAAATAGGAGATGTGTTTGTAGCAGGGGAATCTCATGGGAGAGTCCGTTCAATGCTTGATGACAGAGGTAAGAAAATAAGCAAGGCTATCATTTCACAGCCAGTTGAAATTATAGGATTTAATGTCGTGCCGAATGCAGGGGATATTTTGTACGGCGTAGAAAGCGATAAACAGGCTAAGAAAATTGTTGAGGACTTTATCAGGGAAAGAAAAGTAAATGAGCAAAACAAGAAAAAACATATTTCACTGGAAAGTTTATCTCAAGAGCTGGAAGAGCAGGAATTAAAAGAATTGAAATGTATCATAAGGGCCGATTCAAGAGGTTCTGTTGAGGCGCTTAAGGAATCGCTTGAAAAACTTAATACTGAAAAAGTTGTGATTAATGTAATTCAGGGAAGTGCAGGAGCTGTAACGGAAGGGGACGTAAAACTTGCAGAAGCATCGAATGCAATTATAATCGCATTTAACGTACGTCCAACGACACCAGCCAGAATCATTGCTGAAAAAACGGGAGTGGAAATTAGAAACTATAACGTGATCTACCACGCAACTGAGGAAATTGAAAAAGCGATGAAAGGAATGCTTGATCCAGAATTTAAGGAAGTTTACTATGGAAGAATTGAAGTTAAGCAAGTATTCAAAGTATCAAATGTTGGAAATATTGCTGGAGCTGTCGTTGTTGATGGAAAAGTTACAAAAGATTCAAAAATCCGTGTAATTCGTGATGGAATTATTATTTTTGACGGTGAATTAGGTTCATTGAAACGGTTTAAAGATGATGTTAAGGAAGTTGTAACGGGACAGGAATGTGGAATTGGCATCCAAGACTTTAATGATATTAAAGCCGGGGATATCATCGAATCGTACATTATGGAAGAAATCCCAAGATAA
- the thrB gene encoding homoserine kinase: MGLKFRVKVPGTSANIGVGYDCLGVALDYFLELEVEESDKIEFLENGEPFSIPIEENLIFEAIKYTEKHLVKNIPSYKVNIVKNDIPIARGLGSSSSAIVAGILIANKFAGDVLDINEVAKLAVEMEGHPDNVVPAIFGGMVLTAHDKENLVYSSLINSDDLCFYVMIPDFKLSTEKARSVLPKTYLVSDAINNISKLGLLVNAFNKGEYDNLRFLLGDKIHQPYRFALINDSEKIFEASKKHGALGEYISGAGPTLISLNYDNEEFLENMKKELAELSDNWIIEKKKINLRGAEVC; encoded by the coding sequence ATGGGTTTGAAATTTAGAGTAAAAGTGCCGGGAACATCGGCTAATATTGGTGTAGGTTATGATTGTCTGGGAGTTGCGCTGGATTACTTTCTGGAACTGGAAGTGGAGGAAAGCGATAAAATTGAATTTTTGGAAAATGGAGAGCCGTTTTCGATTCCGATTGAGGAAAATTTGATTTTTGAAGCGATAAAATATACGGAAAAACATTTGGTAAAAAATATTCCGAGTTATAAAGTAAACATTGTGAAAAATGATATTCCAATTGCACGTGGGCTGGGGAGCAGCTCATCTGCTATCGTTGCTGGAATTTTGATTGCGAATAAATTTGCTGGAGATGTGCTGGATATTAACGAAGTGGCAAAATTGGCTGTGGAAATGGAAGGGCATCCTGACAATGTAGTGCCTGCAATCTTCGGAGGAATGGTGCTTACTGCACATGATAAGGAAAACCTTGTATACAGTTCATTAATAAACTCTGATGATTTATGTTTCTACGTAATGATTCCAGATTTTAAATTGTCGACAGAAAAAGCAAGAAGCGTCCTGCCAAAAACGTATCTGGTTTCTGATGCAATAAACAACATCTCAAAGCTAGGATTACTTGTAAATGCTTTTAACAAAGGAGAATACGACAATTTACGCTTCCTTTTAGGCGATAAGATTCACCAGCCTTACAGATTCGCATTAATAAATGATTCAGAAAAAATCTTTGAAGCGTCTAAAAAACACGGCGCTTTGGGAGAATACATAAGCGGTGCAGGTCCGACTTTAATTTCTTTGAATTACGATAATGAGGAGTTTTTGGAAAATATGAAAAAAGAACTTGCAGAATTATCGGATAACTGGATTATCGAGAAGAAGAAGATTAATTTGAGGGGCGCAGAAGTTTGTTAA
- a CDS encoding spherulation-specific family 4 protein — MKKQLKKILPCIMAGITGISYGNTNSKDDTDNLIKISENENKIAENLEAKNSSEKLISDNSISEKRNFKQNSNFNTKKENYDDPDRIQINLEYMGGFSKKHKDSDNEIIKSQQVVMPAFRWTGKSGDNVSFWKGITDVGGGLIPYVAFGSYKAAPSGDPHQQYLVKRDEDMEQIARNKAAGIKNIGYTYTHGSTRNLDLVYADIDNFVNFYGRENIAGYFIDEIEGGATQAQIDYMAKIYNYIKSKYPEMTVIANNGWGIRDGIAPYADIWMTQEVSATEYLNNYRTRTSEFEKDPANSNHILHVIYNATPEQYEEIIKLSRERNAGNLFITSDTNAYPNGYDDLPTYFEDLMMTINNFTPKTGSLFSPENRAAEKVTVEMPRSKVDLDLTKAARSAIYKNLENSKDGQYKIDIAYMGNYGGKYKDKESNVRYDSDTDGVLADVSKDFGKFSLGTVFGSQKSKVNYRGKFSNVKEKITSSQFGLNGKYDFNDNIDLTGNLIYSSNKHAFDTNTGLGAIANAEYKSKILDFSVKVGYKFLFDNGYVKPYAGLGITKVKEGSIDKLHISNTSKTISEGIVGVYGEKSFGKLDLFGNLKYEQRFNKKSYHSEREYSRRYTIAPLNYASGTINVEAGLKYNISDNFKIKTSYELRDSKNSLVKLGFGAEF, encoded by the coding sequence ATGAAAAAACAATTAAAAAAAATATTACCTTGCATAATGGCAGGAATTACTGGAATAAGTTATGGAAATACAAATTCTAAAGACGATACAGATAATTTGATAAAAATATCAGAAAATGAAAATAAGATTGCGGAAAATTTGGAAGCAAAAAACAGTTCAGAAAAATTAATTTCAGATAATTCTATTTCAGAAAAACGTAATTTTAAGCAGAATAGCAATTTTAACACTAAAAAAGAAAATTATGATGATCCTGATAGAATACAGATTAATTTGGAATATATGGGAGGATTTTCAAAAAAACATAAAGATTCTGATAATGAAATTATAAAAAGCCAGCAAGTTGTTATGCCTGCATTTCGATGGACTGGAAAGAGTGGTGACAACGTTTCTTTTTGGAAAGGAATCACAGATGTTGGAGGCGGATTAATCCCTTATGTAGCTTTTGGTTCATATAAAGCTGCACCGTCTGGAGATCCTCATCAGCAATATTTGGTTAAAAGAGATGAAGATATGGAACAGATAGCGAGAAATAAAGCGGCAGGAATAAAAAATATAGGATATACATATACACATGGTTCTACTAGAAATCTTGATTTAGTTTATGCTGATATTGATAATTTTGTCAATTTTTATGGAAGAGAAAATATAGCGGGATATTTTATCGATGAAATTGAAGGAGGAGCGACTCAGGCACAAATTGATTATATGGCTAAAATTTATAATTATATAAAGTCTAAATATCCAGAAATGACCGTTATTGCAAATAATGGATGGGGAATCAGAGATGGAATCGCACCTTATGCTGATATTTGGATGACTCAGGAAGTTAGCGCAACGGAATATTTGAATAATTATCGTACCAGAACATCCGAATTTGAAAAGGATCCTGCAAATTCCAATCATATTTTACATGTAATTTATAATGCGACGCCAGAACAATATGAAGAAATTATAAAATTATCTCGTGAACGTAATGCAGGAAATTTGTTTATTACTTCAGATACGAATGCTTATCCCAACGGGTATGATGACTTGCCTACATATTTTGAAGATCTGATGATGACAATTAATAACTTTACTCCAAAAACAGGAAGTTTGTTTTCACCTGAGAATCGGGCGGCGGAAAAAGTTACTGTTGAAATGCCTCGTTCAAAAGTTGATTTAGATTTAACAAAAGCTGCAAGAAGCGCAATTTATAAAAATCTTGAAAATTCAAAAGACGGGCAGTATAAGATTGACATTGCCTATATGGGAAATTATGGCGGAAAATATAAAGATAAGGAAAGCAATGTACGATATGATTCAGATACTGACGGCGTTTTAGCGGATGTGTCTAAAGATTTTGGAAAATTCTCTTTAGGAACTGTTTTCGGCTCTCAAAAATCAAAAGTTAATTACAGGGGGAAATTTAGTAATGTAAAAGAAAAAATAACATCATCTCAGTTTGGATTAAATGGTAAATATGACTTTAATGATAATATAGATTTAACAGGGAATCTGATATATTCTTCAAATAAGCATGCATTTGATACAAATACCGGGTTAGGAGCTATTGCCAATGCCGAATATAAATCAAAAATCTTAGACTTTAGCGTAAAAGTTGGATATAAATTTTTATTTGACAATGGGTATGTAAAACCTTATGCCGGGCTAGGAATAACAAAAGTAAAGGAAGGAAGCATTGATAAATTACATATTTCAAATACATCCAAAACTATCTCAGAAGGAATTGTCGGAGTGTATGGAGAAAAATCATTTGGCAAACTTGATTTATTTGGTAATTTAAAATACGAACAGAGATTTAATAAAAAATCCTATCATTCTGAAAGAGAATACTCTAGAAGGTATACTATTGCACCATTAAATTATGCAAGTGGCACTATTAATGTGGAAGCTGGTTTGAAATATAATATTTCAGATAATTTTAAAATTAAGACTTCATATGAATTAAGAGATAGCAAAAATAGCCTTGTGAAGTTAGGTTTTGGAGCAGAATTTTAA
- the serA gene encoding phosphoglycerate dehydrogenase produces the protein MYRVLVGEYIDDDAIAGLQKARDVKVDVKVGISREEILDIIDEYDALIVRSVIKVDKELLDKAKKLKIVGRAGNGTDNINIPEATAHGVIVANTPDSNTVSACEIAIGLMIASARNIVAANNFIKSGKWEREIFVGNELFEKTLGIIGLGRIGGLVATRMRAFGMKLVAYDPYISDERFKRYNCEKAKTLDELMEKSDVITIHTPKTKETVDMINAENLHKLKDGVRLVNAARGGLFNEEAVAEGLKSGKIASFGYDVHTVEPCSECILYEFENAITTPHIGATTYEAQRNVGTQVVKQVLNGLRGEIVETAVNLPAIGREEFLIVKPFINLAEKLGKIYFQIEKTPITNVVLNYYGEIAEQETALVDSTAIKGILEPVLKEEVNYINSKPLAEKRGINISINKKEHKYKNYSSAIEFIITNEEGKKIYVVGTIGMNNEERIISIKNHDVDMAISDNMIYLGNEDVPGVIGAVGATLGKENINIATMNVGRRENSAIMLLTVDSEVGRRSLKKLRGLSQIKWAYYLDLTI, from the coding sequence ATGTATAGAGTATTAGTTGGTGAGTATATTGATGATGATGCGATTGCGGGGCTGCAGAAAGCCAGAGATGTAAAAGTTGATGTGAAGGTTGGGATTTCACGTGAGGAAATTTTGGATATAATTGATGAATACGACGCTTTGATTGTAAGAAGTGTTATAAAGGTGGATAAGGAGCTGCTGGATAAGGCTAAAAAGCTGAAAATAGTGGGGCGTGCTGGAAATGGTACAGACAATATCAATATTCCTGAGGCGACTGCACATGGAGTGATTGTGGCAAATACTCCTGACAGCAATACGGTTTCAGCTTGTGAAATTGCAATTGGGCTGATGATTGCGTCTGCGAGAAATATTGTTGCGGCGAATAATTTTATAAAAAGTGGAAAATGGGAAAGAGAAATTTTTGTAGGAAATGAATTGTTTGAAAAAACATTAGGAATTATCGGACTTGGAAGAATTGGTGGACTGGTTGCTACAAGAATGAGAGCATTTGGAATGAAACTCGTTGCTTATGATCCATATATTTCAGATGAGCGCTTTAAAAGATATAATTGTGAAAAGGCTAAAACATTGGATGAATTGATGGAAAAATCAGATGTGATAACGATTCATACGCCTAAGACTAAAGAAACCGTGGATATGATAAATGCTGAAAATCTTCATAAGTTAAAAGATGGTGTAAGGCTTGTAAATGCTGCACGTGGAGGGCTATTTAACGAAGAGGCTGTAGCTGAAGGGCTAAAAAGCGGGAAAATTGCAAGTTTCGGATACGATGTTCATACTGTTGAGCCATGTTCTGAATGTATTCTGTATGAATTTGAAAATGCAATTACAACGCCACATATTGGAGCGACAACTTACGAAGCACAGAGAAATGTGGGGACTCAGGTTGTAAAGCAGGTATTAAATGGACTTCGTGGGGAAATAGTTGAAACGGCTGTGAATTTGCCTGCGATTGGAAGAGAAGAGTTTTTAATTGTAAAACCATTTATAAATCTGGCTGAAAAATTAGGAAAAATTTATTTCCAAATTGAAAAAACTCCAATTACAAATGTTGTGCTTAATTATTATGGAGAAATTGCCGAGCAGGAAACAGCACTTGTGGATTCGACAGCGATAAAAGGGATTCTGGAGCCAGTTTTAAAAGAGGAAGTTAATTACATTAATTCAAAGCCGCTTGCTGAAAAAAGAGGAATTAATATCTCAATAAATAAAAAAGAACACAAATACAAAAATTATTCTTCAGCAATAGAATTTATAATAACAAATGAAGAAGGCAAGAAAATATATGTTGTTGGAACAATTGGAATGAACAACGAGGAAAGAATTATCAGCATAAAGAATCATGATGTGGATATGGCAATTTCTGACAATATGATTTATTTAGGAAATGAAGATGTGCCGGGAGTTATCGGAGCTGTGGGGGCAACTCTTGGAAAAGAGAATATAAATATTGCCACAATGAACGTAGGTAGACGTGAAAACAGCGCAATTATGCTGCTTACAGTTGACAGTGAAGTTGGCAGAAGATCATTGAAGAAACTTAGAGGACTGAGTCAGATAAAATGGGCTTATTATTTGGATTTGACAATATAG
- the nusA gene encoding transcription termination factor NusA: protein MKGRDQKIFLEALDELEKEKGILKEELLETIEIALLAAYKKNYGEKDNVKVTINRNSGDVKVYSQRLVVENVENPDEEISLEDAISVKKRAKLGDILDLEINAESFKRNAIQNAKQIVVQKVRECEKRNIFNKFKEIENSIVSANVRKTDEKGNLYVDINGLEAIVPAKELSPVDIFRQGDRIKIYIDAVEESTKFTKTFVSRKSEELLRGLLELEVPEIYEEIIEIKNIAREAGSRSKVAVYSNDENLDVKGACIGRNGMRIQNIIDELCGEKIDIVLWNEDITEFVKNALNPAEVLSVEIVEEGEENMKVARVLVAENQLSLAIGKKGQNSRLAARLCGVKIDIHTEPAEIDEFEEETAFNDSFEDEAENIEGTHNSNDDYEVEESAFAELHGEE, encoded by the coding sequence ATGAAAGGGCGAGATCAAAAAATATTTTTGGAAGCACTTGATGAACTTGAAAAGGAAAAGGGAATTTTAAAGGAAGAATTGCTGGAAACTATAGAAATTGCGCTGCTTGCGGCGTATAAAAAAAATTATGGTGAAAAGGATAACGTGAAGGTAACGATTAATAGAAACAGCGGAGATGTAAAAGTTTATTCACAAAGGCTGGTTGTGGAAAATGTGGAAAATCCAGATGAGGAAATTAGCCTGGAAGATGCAATTTCTGTAAAAAAACGTGCTAAGCTGGGAGATATTCTGGATTTGGAAATTAATGCTGAAAGTTTTAAGAGAAATGCGATTCAGAATGCAAAGCAGATCGTTGTGCAAAAGGTTAGGGAATGTGAAAAAAGAAATATCTTTAACAAATTTAAGGAAATTGAAAATTCAATTGTTTCTGCAAATGTTAGAAAAACTGATGAAAAAGGGAATCTGTATGTGGATATAAACGGACTTGAAGCAATTGTGCCAGCAAAGGAATTATCGCCAGTTGACATATTTAGACAGGGAGATAGAATTAAAATTTATATCGACGCTGTGGAAGAGTCTACGAAATTTACAAAAACTTTTGTTTCAAGAAAATCTGAGGAATTGCTTCGAGGACTGCTTGAATTAGAAGTTCCTGAAATTTATGAGGAAATTATTGAAATCAAAAATATTGCAAGGGAAGCAGGAAGCCGTTCTAAAGTCGCTGTTTACTCAAATGATGAAAATCTAGATGTAAAAGGTGCATGTATTGGACGTAATGGAATGAGAATTCAAAATATCATTGATGAACTTTGCGGAGAAAAAATAGACATTGTTCTTTGGAATGAGGATATAACGGAATTTGTAAAAAATGCCTTGAATCCTGCTGAAGTTCTGTCAGTGGAAATTGTTGAGGAAGGCGAGGAAAATATGAAAGTTGCAAGAGTGCTTGTAGCAGAAAATCAGTTATCGCTTGCAATCGGTAAGAAAGGGCAAAATTCAAGACTTGCGGCAAGACTGTGCGGCGTGAAAATTGACATTCATACAGAACCTGCTGAAATTGATGAATTTGAAGAAGAAACAGCCTTTAATGATTCATTTGAAGATGAAGCTGAAAATATTGAAGGAACACATAATTCAAATGATGATTATGAAGTTGAGGAAAGCGCATTTGCTGAACTTCACGGAGAAGAATAA
- the rbfA gene encoding 30S ribosome-binding factor RbfA: protein MNDRRKRGLEKEISRIVGMTLLTEIKNEKIKNLVSIHKVELTKDGRYLDLTFSILDLKDNINKERIAEDLNKLKGFFRKKIGSQLSIRFVPEVRIHMDDSVEYGVKIASILNEIKKKITISNNRNTGLF from the coding sequence ATGAATGACAGAAGAAAAAGAGGACTGGAAAAAGAAATATCAAGAATTGTCGGAATGACGCTTTTGACAGAGATAAAAAATGAGAAAATAAAAAATCTTGTGTCAATTCACAAGGTTGAGCTGACAAAAGATGGGCGATACCTTGATTTAACCTTTTCAATACTGGATTTAAAAGACAATATAAACAAGGAAAGAATCGCTGAGGATTTGAATAAATTAAAAGGTTTTTTTAGAAAAAAAATTGGTTCGCAGCTGTCGATAAGATTTGTTCCAGAAGTAAGGATTCATATGGATGACAGCGTTGAATACGGTGTAAAAATTGCTTCGATATTAAATGAAATAAAAAAGAAAATAACGATATCGAATAACAGAAATACTGGGCTGTTTTGA
- a CDS encoding DUF448 domain-containing protein: protein MDTLRKEKKEINKPERMCICCRKKGEKESFFRIAEQDGKYVYDKEMKVQARGFYVCKTNECIERLSKHKKYNIEMEQLVQMLEEVKKQKKNIIDILKPMKNSEYFVFGVEETINGIKREKVKLVIVPKDIKAKYIEEFKKLSEKFNFKIVFIEKKIELIKLFSRDVNVVGIFDKKVIKGILSKVEVMNG, encoded by the coding sequence TTGGATACATTAAGAAAAGAAAAAAAAGAAATTAATAAACCTGAGAGAATGTGCATTTGCTGTAGGAAAAAAGGTGAAAAGGAAAGTTTTTTTAGAATTGCCGAGCAGGACGGGAAATATGTTTATGATAAGGAAATGAAAGTGCAGGCAAGAGGATTTTATGTCTGTAAAACGAACGAATGTATTGAAAGACTGTCAAAACATAAGAAGTATAATATTGAAATGGAGCAGCTCGTGCAGATGCTGGAAGAAGTAAAAAAACAAAAGAAAAATATAATTGATATTTTAAAGCCAATGAAAAATTCTGAATATTTTGTCTTTGGAGTAGAGGAAACAATTAACGGGATAAAGCGTGAAAAAGTAAAGCTTGTTATTGTTCCAAAAGACATAAAGGCAAAATACATTGAGGAATTTAAGAAATTAAGTGAGAAGTTTAATTTTAAAATCGTATTTATTGAAAAAAAAATCGAATTAATAAAGCTTTTTTCAAGAGATGTGAATGTTGTTGGTATTTTTGATAAAAAAGTAATAAAAGGAATATTAAGCAAAGTGGAGGTGATGAATGGATGA
- the rimP gene encoding ribosome maturation factor RimP, whose protein sequence is MEQILNEFEKKIESHLKEMNLELADLEYVRDGGYNYLRVYVEKLDGTTTLDDCIDFSREIDGIADDLIEEKFFLEVSTPGVERRLRKPKDFMRFLGERINVQAKSNIEGVKKFLGKLEKFENDTIFLLDDKLEKIVEIPLSKLKKANLIYELPNGILNSEEE, encoded by the coding sequence ATGGAACAGATTTTAAATGAGTTTGAGAAGAAAATCGAATCGCATTTAAAAGAGATGAATCTGGAATTGGCAGATTTGGAATATGTAAGGGATGGGGGATATAATTATTTGAGGGTTTATGTGGAGAAATTGGATGGAACTACGACGCTTGATGACTGTATTGATTTTAGCCGTGAGATTGACGGGATTGCAGATGACTTGATAGAAGAGAAGTTTTTTCTGGAGGTTTCGACACCTGGGGTTGAGCGTAGATTGAGAAAGCCTAAGGATTTTATGAGATTTTTGGGAGAGAGAATTAATGTTCAGGCTAAGAGCAATATTGAAGGGGTAAAAAAATTTTTAGGAAAATTGGAAAAATTTGAGAATGATACAATTTTTCTTTTGGATGATAAATTGGAAAAAATAGTGGAAATACCACTTTCTAAATTAAAGAAAGCAAATTTAATATATGAATTACCAAATGGCATATTAAATAGTGAGGAGGAATGA